One genomic region from Bacillota bacterium encodes:
- a CDS encoding ROK family protein produces MAEREQAVLAVDVGGTFFKSALVTTDGEIIKDSKIQEPVDSSGPADGIKRCLQNILKKQYIFAQNRFELLGIGIDTPGPFDFINMESRMQHKFKSIYGIPLKPWIQEIFDNVYIKFLHDSSAFLIGESWKGAAKEYGNSAGVMLGTGLGFAVMRNKNILQNCDGGPAVSIYNLPFKGKTAEEYVSRRGMISRYLSKSPYSQDIDVVDIAELAQKGDINAMQTFEETGQVLGEIISPILKRFDTECLVLGGQISKSFNLFRNALVAGLDGVNSLKKIDSSADIEGAHLLGCAAAILSGVNVNDIVRFEIFSG; encoded by the coding sequence ATGGCTGAGAGAGAGCAGGCAGTACTCGCAGTTGATGTTGGCGGCACATTTTTCAAATCAGCGCTTGTTACTACAGATGGGGAAATTATCAAAGACAGTAAGATACAAGAGCCTGTTGATTCTTCTGGACCGGCTGACGGAATCAAAAGATGTCTGCAAAACATACTGAAAAAGCAATACATTTTTGCTCAGAACAGATTTGAGTTGTTGGGGATAGGAATAGACACTCCCGGACCTTTTGATTTCATAAATATGGAAAGCAGGATGCAGCACAAATTCAAATCTATTTATGGGATACCCCTAAAACCTTGGATCCAAGAAATATTTGACAACGTCTACATAAAGTTTTTGCATGATTCCTCAGCTTTTCTGATCGGAGAGTCATGGAAAGGTGCTGCTAAAGAATATGGAAATTCAGCAGGCGTAATGCTTGGAACCGGACTTGGCTTTGCAGTGATGAGAAATAAAAATATTTTGCAGAATTGTGACGGAGGCCCTGCGGTCAGTATTTATAATTTGCCGTTTAAGGGAAAAACGGCGGAAGAGTATGTATCGAGGCGCGGAATGATTTCAAGGTATTTAAGTAAATCCCCTTATTCTCAAGATATAGATGTTGTTGACATCGCTGAATTGGCGCAAAAAGGTGATATAAATGCGATGCAAACTTTTGAAGAGACCGGTCAGGTGCTTGGTGAAATAATAAGTCCTATCCTAAAACGGTTTGACACTGAATGTCTTGTTTTGGGAGGACAAATCTCAAAATCCTTTAACCTTTTTAGAAATGCGTTAGTCGCTGGACTTGATGGCGTAAATTCACTAAAAAAAATTGATTCGAGTGCGGACATTGAAGGGGCTCACCTATTGGGGTGTGCGGCAGCTATACTTAGTGGCGTTAATGTTAATGATATTGTCAGGTTTGAGATTTTTTCAGGTTAA